In Thauera sp. JM12B12, one DNA window encodes the following:
- the rimI gene encoding ribosomal protein S18-alanine N-acetyltransferase: protein MPELSFVAMRAEDLDWVAAREAELHAYPWSRGNFADSLAAGHDAWIMRHGDDTVGYAIVLKVLDEAHLLDIGIVASAQGQGLGQSFMAWLCGEAREGGAETFYLEVRPSNAAALRLYQRMGFEEIGRRRAYYPAGSAREDAIVMRRVL from the coding sequence ATGCCCGAGCTGTCCTTCGTCGCGATGCGTGCCGAAGACCTCGACTGGGTCGCGGCGCGCGAGGCGGAGCTGCACGCTTATCCCTGGTCGCGCGGCAATTTTGCTGATTCGCTCGCTGCCGGGCACGACGCCTGGATCATGCGCCACGGCGACGATACGGTCGGCTACGCGATCGTGCTCAAGGTGCTCGACGAAGCGCACCTGCTCGACATCGGCATCGTCGCGTCGGCGCAGGGCCAGGGGCTCGGGCAGAGTTTCATGGCGTGGTTGTGCGGAGAGGCGCGCGAAGGCGGGGCTGAAACCTTCTACCTCGAGGTGAGACCGTCGAACGCTGCAGCGCTGCGGCTCTACCAGCGCATGGGATTCGAGGAGATCGGACGCCGGCGTGCTTACTACCCGGCTGGCAGCGCACGCGAGGACGCGATCGTGATGCGGCGGGTGCTGTGA